TCGCTTTTATTGTACTCCTTTAATAAAGCATATGCTTCATCCCTATTTATTAAAGCATTCTCCATAATGCAATACCCTCTTTCGTATAATATTATTTTTAAATAGAATTATACCATATTGTAGCATATTATCAAAATTATATGAATCTATTATGTTCTTTCTCAAATTACGACATTAGCTGAAATTTATATTTATAAAAAACATATTGACAAATTAATCTACACGCTGTAGAATGAAATTAAACTACATCGTGTAGATTCGAAAGGAGTATCTTGAGACGATGCAAAGAATGTCAGATTCTGAAAAAAAGATAATGGAGTATATTTGGGCTGCCGGGCATCCTGTAACAACTTCTGAAATAATTAAAAATCTGCCTGAGGCAGCGGAATGGAAACAGAACACAGTGATTACTTTTTTAACTCGCTTAATTAGAAAAAAAATTCTTAAGGCAACCAGAATAGGCAAGGCTAACCAGTATGAGCCTTGCATTACTGAACAGGAATACCGTAATTTTGAAATAAAGCAATTTATAAAAGATGTCCATAAAGGTTCTGTATTAGGATTCATATCTTCATTATGTGATAATGGCGATATAACATTGGAAGACATTGAAAGCCTAATGAAACGTTTTAAAAAGTAGGTGTTACTTATGATTAAAATAATCTATAATCAACTGCTTATAATGTCAGTTGTGGCTGGAGGATTATATTTGATTTTAAAATTTATAAGTCTATTTACTTTTAAATATCTTACTTCAGCCTGGCATTATTACAGTTACATATTTATGTACATGTTTTTCCTAATACCATATCACAGGTTGGTATCATGGCTTAATTTGAGCTTTGCACAATACTTATCTTGGTTTATAAATCCTACTGTCAATAGTATCGCTACATCAAGACATGAAATACACGCATTATCGCTTTACCTTGATTATATCCCATATATATTGATGGCAGGAACAATGGTAGCGACAATTATAACTATTGTTCAGAATTATAGCCAATACAAACATATTTCAAGCATGTGCCGTTTGACCAATGATACTAAGACTTTAAATGTACTTTCAAAATGTAAGCAAGAAATGTTAATAACAAAAGACATAAAAATATACATCTCTTCCTGCATGACTACACCCTTTCTGTATGGCATTTTTCAGCCTCGCATCGTTTTGCCTGACATTGAATTTACCAAAGAAGAATTGAAACATATTTATCTTCATGAACTTACCCACTGGAAGCGCCATGATCCATGTCTAAAGATTTTATTTTTACTCATTAATTTACTCCATTGGTTTAACCCTTTGGCATATATTGCAAGGCATGACATTGAAAATCATTGTGAACTCTCATGTGACGAAAGTGTTGTAAAATCAATGGACAGCTATGAAAGGAGGCGATATTGTGAGTTAATACTAAATGTGCTCTGGAATGTGGCAAATCAAAATGTCAAGCTGTTTTCCGCATTCAGTGATAAGCAGAAACAGCTGGAAAGGAGGTTAAATAAGATTTTGGGCGAACAAAACTCACCTTACAAGCAAAAGAAAAGATGGGTAGCCATATCTGCAATCTTAATAACATTGCTAATAGCAATAATTGGCACAGGTATGGCATATGCCACAGATGAAGTCATTTCTGTGGCAGGAGAAACATCAATCTCTGTACCCAGTGGTGGAGTGGAAGTAACACCTCAATCTCACACTGACATGCCTTTTCTTATAGAAGGAGAAACATCAATTTCTGCCCCATCACAATAAACAAATAATTTTCTTCATATTAAGATGTGGGAACTTTCTTCCACATCTTATTTTAAAAAATTGTTATATTTAAATAGAAACGAGGATGATAAATTTGATGAAAAAAAGATTAACAGTTCTATTTTTTATCGTAATTATTATTTTATCTGGTTGTAGCAGTTTCAATAAAAATATTAATAGAATTCATAAATGGGATAATTCAAAATATAAAAATTTTCCTAGTAGCATAGGAATAAATGTTTATAATGAAAATAGTTTTAATACAGGTATAAAAAACGATCCTAATAGCTACAAAGCAAATCACACATTATATATTTCTGATTTAACCAAGCCAATTACCGTTATGTTTAACAATAATGGAAAAGACAGAAAGTTTATAATGAATGTCTATTATGATTATGAACAAATAAAATTTAAAATAAATTCAAATGGAAAATTTGACCAAAAATATATTTTTAATTTAGATGATGGCTATGAAATTGAACTGCCATTATATCTTCCTCAAAATTTGACTAAGTCTGGATCTCACAAATTGCTTATAACTTTTTGTATTGCCCCGGATTTACACTCATCTGACTTAAATCAAACCATAGACTGGTATGGAAGTGCAACAATTCAAGATATTATTTTTAGTTCGGAAAATATTAATTTTGACAACACAAAAGAATTCGAAGTACCAAAAAATCTTATTAAATCCAGTTATAATTATACGTTAAACCAAGACTATGATTATAGCATACTTAAAACGAAAATCTTGCCTAATCCTCCAGTTGTTTTCACAGTAAAACCAAATCAAAAGTTTAAATTAATCTATAACGTCTCTTCCCCTCCTGCGAAGGAAAACAGTCAAGTTTTATTATTGACAACCATTGGATACAAGCAAGCCTTAATAAATAATAAACCTTATTTATTACTGGAACTTCCAAAAGGCAGTACAGGAATAGGGAAAATGGAATTGACTGCTCCCGATAAACCAGGATTGTATGAGATTATTAGCTATAGCGTATGTAGTCCTTTCAATAAATTTGACGGAAAAAACCTTTTATCTTTCAACATAGAAGCAAGTCAAAGATTTACTTTAAGAGTTAAAGAATGAAACTAACAATTATCAGCATGGCTTCTCATACGCCTATGTACCTGCTTATTATATCCACATATTTGCTAAAATCCTCTATTGCCATCTTGACACTGTTGTACACAATTTTATCATCAATTTTTTCATACTGGTGTACTAGTCTATTTCTTAAACCAGAAGCTGGAGCAATCTTAACTGCAAAATCTACATCCAGAACTCCAGCTTCACTCAAATCAATAAATGAATTGAAATAATCCGAAGCAGGCGGTCTTTTTAAATACGCAAGAATCATATTATTTATATCTAAAGCTAAATCTACTATTAATTGCAATAACCTTTCAATAGCATATTTCAGTTTAATGTCATGCACATATTCCTCGTATGTACACGAAGACAACTGCTTTAACTCATTTATATGTTCTAACATTCTAACTAATTTTTCTTGTATCACTTGAAATGTATCACCCATTTTATTCACCCCTCAACAATTTATCTATTTCTTTTCTCAGATACTGTCTCCTTTGCTCTCTTAAAAACTGAGTATCGGCATACCTGAAAGATGCATAACACTTAAATTCCACAAAATTCTCTGATGAGCCGTAAAGAGGCTTCCCATATTTTGCAATCTGATACAAAAGCAATGGATCAGCCTTTTTAATATTGACAAGATCCACTTTTTCGGTTCTAAAATATAAAGATAAATTTAAAAGCAATTTCATCTCTTCATCGTATGATAATACCTCATAGCTTTCAAAGGCCAGATCTATATCGCTGTTTTCATGATTTAAGCCTTTTGCATAGGAGCCAAACAAAATTAAAAGCTTTAAATTGAATTTTTTTGCTATTGCCTCAATCTCATCATTATTGTCAAAAAGTAATTTCTCATCTATTTCGCTCAAATTAACACTTCCCTAAACATAGTATTATTTCAAAATTCTTAATTTTCATATCTATTTTTACAACCTAATTTTATCATTTTCCTTGTGTGTAATCAATAAATTTGTTGTCATTATTAGTTGAAATTTTATCATGCAAGTCTTAAGACAAACAAATTTTCTTGACTTTATATGTTGCCATTCCCCTTCCATATATCCACTTGACGTAAATACAAATCCCTCCTCATCTTCTGATATAACCTTTCCCTCGATTGAACGGGGCCTATCCGTAGCATAAAGCCTGAAAAACCCACTGTACATTTGCACGTCATGTGCTATCCCAATAAAATCCTTCTCTCCGGAAAATTTAAAAATATACACAGCTCGTTGATATATCATATAATTGTTCCAACCTTTACAATATTTTATCTTTTTTATAACTTTAATATAAAATATACAATTTGTATAATTAAAAATTTATATTCCACATAGATCGGAAACAACGGTAATAGATGAACTTGTTGACGTTGAGATAATGATATTTATATCCCACATAGTTCAGTGCAACCTTTTTATTTAATATCGAGTACTTGCTATCATAATACTTTATACTTGTTTATGTTATGCTAAAAGTGGTTCTTCCGTAAATTTGGTGAAAAGCAATTAACATTAATAAAGATTATTTATACTTACAAAAAATGAAATATTATGTATTATTATGACTGACTTAAGATTAATTTATTTCTTAAAAATTAAATGAAATCTATCAGATATTTGGATAGTTTCAGGCAGAATTTCAATCATTGCTATTGATGTCAAAAGTCTGTCCCGAATTTAAATCAATTAATTATACCCAATATTCCCCTTAATGCTGTTGCAGCAATGTCTCAATATGGATAATCTTAGAAAAAACATGTCTTATGCAATCATGAAGTCCTTTAATCTGCCAAGTGAAAAAGTCTGCAGATATTTACTTAAAAATCTACCTGGAAAATGCTTTAAATGATCTTACAACCCTCAATAAAAATCTATTGGCATTTTTTCTCATATCTCAGTCATCTTTCTAATATTGTTTTTAATGTCGACTACATCATCTTCATCAGCAAGCAAAACAATATAATCTCCAGATAGGATCTTTGTATTTCCTTTAGGAATAATTTCTATTCCTCCTCTTTTTATACCCACTACAAGGCAGTTATACGGCCATTCTATATCTTTTAACTTTTTCCCATCTATAAAAGAACCAACGGCAACAGGTATCTCAAACAAGATTTTGTTAGCATCATTATAATTATCTATATTTGCTTTTTTAATATTTTTTATTATCCTATTAAGCAGTGATTCATAGATAGGCATGTTTTTTAATAATCCTGATACAATGTATGATGTTATTGATACAGTACTTAGTGCAAGCAAATGGCTAAATGAGCCCGTCATTTCAGTAACTAAAAGACTACCTGTAATAGGAGCTCTAACAACGGCAGCAAAATATCCCGCCATAGCCAAAACAATAAAGTCTTTTAAATATAATTGATCGATATTAAAAATGTTTATTGTTATTATTCCATACACATTGCCTATTAAAGCGCCAATCGCAAGAAGAGGCATGAATATGCCGCCTGGCACTCCTGATCCATAGCTTACCATCGTGAATAAAAATTTTGCCAAAAGCATTACCAAGACAAATTTCAAGCCCAAATTTGCATTGCTAATCTTATTTACAAGGCTTTCACCACCACCAAGTGCTGCCGGTATGAATAATCCTATAACAACTGATAAAACTAGCGGAATAATAAGCTTCAATTGTGGTATTTTTACATATCTATTGTAGATATCCTGTGACTCTAAAAGCGCTTTATTAAATAAAATGCCACCAAGCCCAATTATCACTCCCAGCACCATAAGGTATGCATAATGAGAAAACGGAACTATAGGCAAATTGGTAATGCCAAATACTGTTTTAAGTCCGAGAAAAGTGTCAGTGATGTACGTCGCAGTAAGTGACGCCACCATTGACGATACGAGAACAAGCGGAGAGAAATTTTTGTGAAGTTCCTCAAGTGAAAATATTACACCTGCTAATGGTGCATTAAATGCTGCTGCTAATCCAGCGCCAGCACCACATGTAATAAGATACTTTTCCTCAAAACGAAGCCTTTTAAATGACCTGCTGACACCTTGTCCTATAGAAGCGCCAAGTTGGACACAAGGACCTTCACGTCCTAATGATAATCCAGCACTTATCATCAATATTGTACCTATAAACTTAAGTATTAATATTCTCAACCAGTTTAATTTAAAATAACCTATGATTGTTCCTTCCACTTGTGGTATACCGCTGCCGCTTATCATAGGTTCTAACTTCAGCAGATAATTTACAAATAGACCTAATGCGATTAAAAATACAAGCCATATAGGTATCAAGTAAATCCTGTTATCTAAAAATTTGTATAAAATTAATATGAATGTACCAGCCTTTTCTAATATAAATCTAAAAAGAGATACAATAAGTCCTGTGAATATACCTACAACAATTCCTTCTACTACTAATCTCTCTTTGAAGTTTTCTCTATTTTTAAATATTTCGTATATATGACTATTTCCGTTCATATGACTACCTCCCATGGTTTCATAAAAAATTATACATCAAATACATTCATAAGTTAAGTATGGAATATCGAGTCAGTTCTATTGTTTTATTCGTCGTTTATCTAAAATTAGGACGCTAGAGCCATTACAATGCTTCATTGACTAAACATGCATTATAATATATAATTTAATCAAATTTTAAACAGGAGGCTTTATTATGGCAACAATTGAAAAGCCAAAATATCGTCAGATATCACTTGATATTGCAAGAAAAATAATAAATGGCGATATAAAAGAAGGCGAGAAGCTTTATGGCAGGTCTGAACTTGCTGCACTATACAATGTATCGCCTGAGACGATAAGAAGAGCTATTACAGTATTGAAGGATATGGGTGTTGTTTCAGTATTGCATGGGAGTGGAATAATCATAAAATCAAGAGATTTGGCTTATAAATATGTAGATAGGTTCAACGAAACCGAATCATTAGAACAGCTTCAAAAAAAGCTTGAAAAGCTAATAAAGATTAAGAAGAGATTAGATGACGATTTGTCATCTATAATTGATAGAATAATAGATTATACAGTGAGTCTTAAAAACATAAATCCATTCAATCCTTTTGAAATTGAAATAAAAAGCAACACAAAGGCTATAGGAAAAACATTGTCAGAGCTTAACTTCTGGCAAAATACTGGCGGCACAATAATAGGTATACGAAGAGGTGATAAGATCATATTATCACCTGGGCCATATGCCGAGATAAAGTTCGGCGACATACTCGTAATCGTAGGCGATGGAGATGTTCCAATGAAGACTAAACATTTTTTGTACAATGATTAGTCTTCTTTTTATTTATATGATTAACATGCTTGCAACATTAATTGAAAAAAATACTGATTTAAAAGTAGTAAGAAAATTAAACCTCGGCGGTACTGACATAGCTTTTAATGCATTAAAATCTGGCGGTATTGACATGTACGTAGAGTATACGGGTACAGGACTTGTTAACATTTTAAAGAAGCCGTCACAAAACAACGCAGATACAGTATACAATGAAATAAAGAAAGACTTTAATGATAAATACAATCTAGACTGGCTAGAACCAATAGGTTTCAACAACACATACACACTTGCGGTATCACCTTCTGTAGAAGAAAAATACCACCCTAAGTCTATCACAGATCTTACAAAAATCTCAGATAACTTAGTATTGGGAAGCACAATGGAATTTACAGAAAGACCTGACGGATATCCGGGATTGCAGAAAGCTTACAATATCAATTTTAAATCTGTAAAAAGCATGGATTCAGGTTTAAGATACCCCGCTATACAAAAGGGAGATGTCGATGTAATTGACGCTTTTTCAATAGATGGGATGCTTGAAGCCTTTACTTTAATAGTTCTTAAAGATGACAAGAACTTCTTCCCACCATACTATGCTGCACCGCTCGTAAGAAATGATACACT
This portion of the Thermoanaerobacterium sp. RBIITD genome encodes:
- a CDS encoding M56 family metallopeptidase codes for the protein MIKIIYNQLLIMSVVAGGLYLILKFISLFTFKYLTSAWHYYSYIFMYMFFLIPYHRLVSWLNLSFAQYLSWFINPTVNSIATSRHEIHALSLYLDYIPYILMAGTMVATIITIVQNYSQYKHISSMCRLTNDTKTLNVLSKCKQEMLITKDIKIYISSCMTTPFLYGIFQPRIVLPDIEFTKEELKHIYLHELTHWKRHDPCLKILFLLINLLHWFNPLAYIARHDIENHCELSCDESVVKSMDSYERRRYCELILNVLWNVANQNVKLFSAFSDKQKQLERRLNKILGEQNSPYKQKKRWVAISAILITLLIAIIGTGMAYATDEVISVAGETSISVPSGGVEVTPQSHTDMPFLIEGETSISAPSQ
- a CDS encoding ClC family H(+)/Cl(-) exchange transporter; its protein translation is MNGNSHIYEIFKNRENFKERLVVEGIVVGIFTGLIVSLFRFILEKAGTFILILYKFLDNRIYLIPIWLVFLIALGLFVNYLLKLEPMISGSGIPQVEGTIIGYFKLNWLRILILKFIGTILMISAGLSLGREGPCVQLGASIGQGVSRSFKRLRFEEKYLITCGAGAGLAAAFNAPLAGVIFSLEELHKNFSPLVLVSSMVASLTATYITDTFLGLKTVFGITNLPIVPFSHYAYLMVLGVIIGLGGILFNKALLESQDIYNRYVKIPQLKLIIPLVLSVVIGLFIPAALGGGESLVNKISNANLGLKFVLVMLLAKFLFTMVSYGSGVPGGIFMPLLAIGALIGNVYGIITINIFNIDQLYLKDFIVLAMAGYFAAVVRAPITGSLLVTEMTGSFSHLLALSTVSITSYIVSGLLKNMPIYESLLNRIIKNIKKANIDNYNDANKILFEIPVAVGSFIDGKKLKDIEWPYNCLVVGIKRGGIEIIPKGNTKILSGDYIVLLADEDDVVDIKNNIRKMTEI
- a CDS encoding TrkA C-terminal domain-containing protein, with translation MATIEKPKYRQISLDIARKIINGDIKEGEKLYGRSELAALYNVSPETIRRAITVLKDMGVVSVLHGSGIIIKSRDLAYKYVDRFNETESLEQLQKKLEKLIKIKKRLDDDLSSIIDRIIDYTVSLKNINPFNPFEIEIKSNTKAIGKTLSELNFWQNTGGTIIGIRRGDKIILSPGPYAEIKFGDILVIVGDGDVPMKTKHFLYND
- a CDS encoding nucleotidyltransferase domain-containing protein; the encoded protein is MSEIDEKLLFDNNDEIEAIAKKFNLKLLILFGSYAKGLNHENSDIDLAFESYEVLSYDEEMKLLLNLSLYFRTEKVDLVNIKKADPLLLYQIAKYGKPLYGSSENFVEFKCYASFRYADTQFLREQRRQYLRKEIDKLLRGE
- a CDS encoding glycine betaine ABC transporter substrate-binding protein produces the protein MISLLFIYMINMLATLIEKNTDLKVVRKLNLGGTDIAFNALKSGGIDMYVEYTGTGLVNILKKPSQNNADTVYNEIKKDFNDKYNLDWLEPIGFNNTYTLAVSPSVEEKYHPKSITDLTKISDNLVLGSTMEFTERPDGYPGLQKAYNINFKSVKSMDSGLRYPAIQKGDVDVIDAFSIDGMLEAFTLIVLKDDKNFFPPYYAAPLVRNDTLKKHPGLESVLNKLAGQIDDETMRKLNYKVDKLGEDPKTVADNFLKSKGLIK
- a CDS encoding BlaI/MecI/CopY family transcriptional regulator, whose amino-acid sequence is MQRMSDSEKKIMEYIWAAGHPVTTSEIIKNLPEAAEWKQNTVITFLTRLIRKKILKATRIGKANQYEPCITEQEYRNFEIKQFIKDVHKGSVLGFISSLCDNGDITLEDIESLMKRFKK
- a CDS encoding DUF86 domain-containing protein, producing the protein MGDTFQVIQEKLVRMLEHINELKQLSSCTYEEYVHDIKLKYAIERLLQLIVDLALDINNMILAYLKRPPASDYFNSFIDLSEAGVLDVDFAVKIAPASGLRNRLVHQYEKIDDKIVYNSVKMAIEDFSKYVDIISRYIGV